In Streptomyces sp. NBC_01408, one DNA window encodes the following:
- a CDS encoding YgcG family protein — protein sequence MAAALLALGGWGVAGAPPARAEDPVALSQQGQITDRVGALGDRAPAVAAALDKLYADRSIQLFVTYVRDFSDRSAQSWADATAEKNGLGQNDVLLAVATGARQYAYSADVDSGFTEEQLATVARTAIEPALKQNDWAGAAIGAANGYNAVLGGLPVPVPTLTPGPADPGGEAGGESGAGDFVLPVVVVGAAGALGAYAYSRRKRKGGGSGGRGTTTGPGWGPQGAAQLDLPELDAKAKALLVETDDAVRTSTEELGFASAQFGDEAVVPFIQAVEYAKGELTHAFRLRQQLDDAYPEDDPTRRRMLDEIVARCTEANRRLDAESADFDRLRDLEKNAPRALVTVEAHFRALSGRTATAEAALAAMALRYADSAAAPVASNPEQAKDRLLFATTSLGEARAAVDAGDNGKAAVHVRAAEGAVDQAATLVDAVERRAQELAEAAGTLPGALNETETDLADAEGLLTGTAAGTSTADLRGRISRARAVMADVREEQAAGRHDPIDALRRIEEADAALDEALAGARERESGRQRAVALLDQALLSARSAIGAATDYVTTSRGAVGSQARTRLAEAGRHLERAVSLTGADPAGALAEAQQADSLARQAQQLAEQDVRGYQDTYGGSRSGGRGGAVLGGIILGEILRGGGGFGGRGGGGGGFGGGFGGGFGGGGGGSGPGSFGGGGTRGRMGGGGRF from the coding sequence CTGGCCGCCGCGCTCCTCGCGCTCGGCGGCTGGGGCGTGGCCGGGGCCCCTCCCGCGCGGGCCGAGGATCCCGTCGCCCTGTCCCAGCAGGGGCAGATCACCGACCGCGTCGGGGCGCTGGGAGACCGCGCGCCCGCCGTCGCCGCCGCGCTCGACAAGCTGTACGCCGACCGCAGCATCCAGCTGTTCGTGACGTACGTCCGCGACTTCTCCGATCGCTCCGCGCAGAGCTGGGCCGACGCCACCGCGGAGAAGAACGGCCTGGGCCAGAACGACGTCCTGCTGGCCGTCGCGACCGGGGCCCGGCAGTACGCCTATTCGGCCGATGTCGACTCCGGTTTCACCGAGGAGCAGCTCGCCACCGTCGCGCGGACCGCGATCGAGCCGGCCCTGAAGCAGAACGACTGGGCGGGCGCCGCCATCGGCGCGGCCAACGGCTACAACGCCGTGCTCGGCGGGCTGCCCGTACCCGTGCCCACCCTCACCCCGGGCCCGGCCGACCCGGGCGGCGAGGCGGGCGGGGAGAGCGGGGCAGGGGACTTCGTGCTGCCCGTGGTGGTCGTCGGCGCGGCGGGGGCGCTCGGCGCGTACGCGTACAGCCGCCGCAAGCGCAAGGGCGGCGGCAGCGGCGGGCGCGGTACGACGACCGGTCCGGGCTGGGGCCCGCAGGGGGCGGCTCAGCTGGACCTGCCGGAACTGGACGCCAAGGCCAAGGCGCTGCTGGTGGAGACAGATGACGCGGTCCGCACCAGCACGGAGGAACTGGGCTTCGCCTCGGCCCAGTTCGGCGACGAGGCGGTCGTACCCTTCATCCAGGCCGTGGAGTACGCCAAGGGCGAGCTGACGCACGCCTTCCGGCTGCGCCAGCAGCTCGACGACGCCTACCCGGAGGACGACCCCACCCGGCGCCGGATGCTGGACGAGATCGTCGCCCGGTGCACCGAGGCGAACCGGCGGCTCGACGCCGAGTCGGCGGACTTCGACCGGCTGCGGGACCTGGAGAAGAACGCCCCGCGGGCGCTGGTGACCGTGGAGGCGCACTTCCGGGCGCTGAGCGGGCGCACCGCCACGGCCGAGGCGGCGCTGGCCGCGATGGCGCTGCGGTACGCGGACTCCGCGGCCGCGCCCGTGGCCTCCAACCCCGAACAGGCCAAGGACCGGCTGCTGTTCGCGACGACCAGCCTCGGCGAGGCCCGCGCTGCCGTAGACGCCGGGGACAACGGCAAGGCGGCCGTGCACGTACGGGCCGCCGAGGGCGCGGTGGACCAGGCGGCGACCCTGGTCGACGCGGTGGAGCGGCGGGCCCAGGAGCTGGCGGAGGCGGCCGGGACGCTGCCGGGCGCCCTGAACGAGACGGAGACCGACCTCGCGGACGCGGAGGGGCTGCTGACCGGTACCGCGGCGGGCACGTCCACGGCGGACCTGCGCGGCCGGATCAGCCGCGCGCGGGCCGTAATGGCCGACGTACGGGAGGAGCAGGCGGCCGGGCGGCACGACCCGATCGACGCGCTGCGCCGCATCGAGGAGGCCGACGCGGCCCTCGACGAGGCGCTGGCCGGGGCGCGCGAGCGGGAGTCGGGCCGGCAGCGGGCCGTGGCCCTGCTGGACCAGGCCCTGCTCTCGGCCCGCAGCGCGATCGGCGCGGCCACCGACTACGTCACCACCAGCCGGGGCGCCGTCGGCAGCCAGGCCCGCACCCGGCTGGCGGAGGCCGGGCGGCACCTGGAGCGGGCGGTGTCCCTGACGGGCGCGGACCCGGCGGGCGCGCTGGCCGAGGCCCAGCAGGCGGACTCCCTCGCGCGGCAGGCGCAGCAGCTGGCGGAGCAGGACGTACGGGGCTACCAGGACACGTACGGCGGAAGCCGGTCCGGCGGCCGGGGCGGGGCCGTCCTCGGCGGGATCATCCTCGGCGAGATCCTGCGCGGCGGCGGCGGCTTCGGCGGGCGCGGGGGCGGCGGCGGTGGCTTCGGAGGCGGTTTCGGGGGCGGTTTCGGGGGCGGCGGCGGAGGCAGCGGCCCCGGCTCCTTCGGCGGCGGCGGGACCCGCGGCCGCATGGGCGGTGGCGGCCGTTTCTGA
- a CDS encoding PspA/IM30 family protein, which produces MSKQTILGRVTQLAKANINALLDQAEDPQKMLDQLIRDYTNNISEAEQAVATTIGNLRMLEADHKEDVEAASEWGGKALAASRKADGLRASGTTADADKFDNLAKVALGRQMQSEKEARTAEPTIAAQTDVVDKLKSGLDSMKNKLTELQAKRDELVSRAKTAQAQNTMMDAVKSIDVMDPTSDLNRFEEKVRREEAMALGKQELAASSLDAQFESLDDLGKTSEIEARLAALKQGRAA; this is translated from the coding sequence ATGAGCAAGCAGACCATCCTCGGCCGCGTCACCCAGCTCGCCAAGGCGAACATCAACGCGCTGCTGGACCAGGCCGAGGACCCGCAGAAGATGCTGGACCAGTTGATCCGCGACTACACGAACAACATCTCGGAGGCGGAGCAGGCCGTGGCGACGACCATCGGCAACCTCCGGATGCTGGAGGCGGACCACAAGGAGGACGTTGAGGCGGCCTCCGAGTGGGGCGGCAAGGCCCTCGCGGCGAGCAGGAAGGCGGACGGGCTGCGGGCGTCGGGCACGACGGCCGACGCCGACAAGTTCGACAACCTCGCGAAGGTGGCACTGGGCCGGCAGATGCAGTCGGAGAAGGAGGCGAGGACGGCGGAGCCGACGATCGCCGCCCAGACGGACGTCGTGGACAAGCTCAAGTCGGGCCTGGACTCGATGAAGAACAAGCTGACGGAGCTCCAGGCGAAGCGCGACGAGCTGGTGTCCCGGGCGAAGACCGCGCAGGCGCAGAACACGATGATGGACGCGGTGAAGAGCATCGACGTCATGGACCCGACGAGCGATCTGAACCGCTTCGAGGAGAAGGTGCGGCGGGAGGAGGCGATGGCGCTGGGCAAGCAGGAACTGGCCGCGTCCTCCCTGGACGCGCAGTTCGAGTCCCTGGACGACCTGGGCAAGACCTCGGAGATCGAGGCGCGGCTCGCTGCGCTCAAGCAGGGCCGCGCAGCCTGA
- a CDS encoding SpoIIE family protein phosphatase — translation MPGEKWHDSLWHSSPPGSIYDYIKVASFSIGPDGLVDQWSLRAEELFGLTAAQAVGRDPVDAFMPPELREGGHRKVAEILDGKEWTGLIPFRIPGGDGAHGVAEIYVMPTQTETAQRAALCVVVDVRALRRIESDLAASQAIFGQSPFGFLLFGTDLTVQRANRRFATVFGGAAEEHRGRTVHDYLPAHEADRMADALRRVLDTGESVTDLRITGATPGSREDRHWSINLYRVHGGTGRPVGVAGIGTDVTRRHLAAREAAGVRRNLALLNEAGHRIGNSLDLETTARELLDVTVPGFCDLAAVDLYQGLLLGDDDRPARPQGPGVPSLPGQGPARTPSAALRRVAFASAVSDAPLSGPGALVSVGDVHRYPAASPGALALRTARTRLIEGGGPEDLVQSTLVVPMVAHDTVVGLAQFSRTKGSEPFGERDRAVAVELAARAAVCIDNARLYRREHERALILQRSLLPPGDPEAAGLDIACRYLPGNAATEVGGDWFDVIELPGHRTALVVGDVMGRGLRAAVAMGELRTAVRTLALLDLEPAEVLTALDEIARGLGAPGGSQQASRAALHSRDADRSEVYLATCVYAVYDPVTRRCTIANAGHMPPVLVEPPDEGGAPRPALLLEVPTGMPLGVGGEPFEEVEVDLPEGALLALYTDGLVESRDHPLEEGLRGLREALADPVRPLEDVCDHVLNTLDTRHGEDDIALLMARVQGLPVDAVGDWQLPREARSVGRARELARAKLPAWGLEGLLDTTELLVSELVTNALRYGEGEIRLRLLLDRTLVCEVWDANLVQPRRRRARDTDEGGRGLQLVGLLSAGWGTRRTHRGKTVWFELPLPGAVAEAVSELSAEQLLNMYG, via the coding sequence GTGCCCGGGGAGAAATGGCACGACTCCTTGTGGCACAGCAGCCCGCCTGGCTCGATATATGACTACATAAAGGTTGCTTCCTTCTCGATCGGACCCGACGGGCTCGTCGACCAGTGGAGCCTGCGCGCCGAGGAACTCTTCGGGCTGACGGCCGCCCAGGCGGTGGGGCGCGACCCGGTCGACGCCTTCATGCCCCCCGAGTTGCGCGAGGGCGGGCACCGCAAGGTCGCCGAGATCCTCGACGGCAAGGAGTGGACGGGTCTGATCCCCTTCCGCATCCCGGGCGGGGACGGCGCGCACGGCGTGGCCGAGATCTATGTGATGCCCACCCAGACCGAGACCGCACAGCGGGCCGCACTGTGCGTGGTCGTCGACGTGCGCGCGCTGCGCCGGATCGAATCCGATCTGGCGGCTTCACAGGCCATATTCGGCCAATCTCCCTTCGGCTTCCTGCTCTTCGGAACGGACCTCACCGTGCAGCGGGCCAACCGCCGCTTCGCGACCGTCTTCGGGGGCGCCGCCGAGGAGCACCGCGGCCGGACCGTGCACGACTACCTGCCCGCGCACGAGGCCGACCGGATGGCCGACGCCCTGCGCCGGGTCCTGGACACCGGGGAATCGGTCACCGACCTGCGGATCACCGGAGCCACCCCCGGCAGCCGCGAGGACCGCCACTGGTCCATCAACCTCTACCGGGTGCACGGTGGCACCGGCCGCCCCGTCGGCGTCGCCGGCATCGGCACCGACGTCACCCGCCGCCACCTCGCCGCCCGCGAGGCAGCAGGGGTGCGGCGCAACCTCGCCCTGCTCAACGAGGCCGGCCACCGCATCGGGAACTCCCTCGACCTGGAGACCACCGCCAGGGAACTCCTAGACGTGACCGTCCCGGGCTTCTGCGACCTGGCCGCCGTCGACCTCTACCAGGGGCTGCTGCTCGGCGACGACGACCGGCCCGCACGGCCGCAGGGGCCGGGCGTGCCCAGCCTGCCCGGCCAGGGCCCGGCCCGGACGCCCTCCGCCGCGCTGCGCCGGGTGGCCTTCGCCTCCGCCGTCTCGGACGCCCCGCTGTCCGGTCCGGGCGCGCTGGTCTCCGTAGGGGACGTCCACCGCTACCCGGCGGCGTCCCCCGGCGCGCTCGCGCTGCGCACGGCGCGGACGCGGCTGATCGAGGGCGGGGGGCCCGAGGACCTCGTGCAGTCCACCCTCGTCGTCCCGATGGTGGCCCACGACACGGTGGTGGGCCTCGCGCAGTTCTCCCGTACGAAGGGCAGCGAGCCCTTCGGGGAACGGGACCGGGCGGTCGCCGTGGAGCTCGCCGCGCGGGCCGCCGTGTGCATCGACAACGCGCGGCTCTACCGCCGCGAGCACGAACGGGCGCTGATACTGCAACGCAGCCTGCTGCCGCCCGGAGACCCGGAAGCCGCCGGGCTCGACATCGCCTGCCGGTACCTGCCGGGCAACGCGGCCACCGAGGTCGGCGGGGACTGGTTCGACGTCATCGAACTGCCCGGCCACCGCACCGCACTGGTCGTCGGCGACGTGATGGGACGGGGGCTGCGCGCCGCCGTCGCGATGGGGGAGCTGCGGACCGCCGTACGGACCCTCGCGCTGCTGGACCTCGAACCGGCGGAGGTGCTGACCGCCCTCGACGAGATCGCTCGGGGCCTCGGCGCGCCCGGCGGCTCCCAGCAGGCCTCCCGGGCCGCCCTGCACTCGCGGGACGCGGACCGCTCGGAGGTGTACCTCGCCACGTGCGTGTACGCCGTCTACGACCCGGTGACCCGGCGCTGCACGATCGCCAACGCGGGCCACATGCCGCCCGTCCTGGTCGAACCCCCGGACGAGGGCGGCGCGCCGCGGCCCGCCCTGCTGCTGGAGGTACCGACCGGCATGCCCCTGGGGGTGGGCGGCGAGCCCTTCGAGGAGGTCGAGGTGGATCTCCCGGAGGGCGCCCTGCTGGCCCTCTACACCGACGGGCTCGTCGAATCCCGCGACCATCCCCTGGAGGAGGGGCTGCGCGGCCTGCGCGAGGCCCTCGCGGACCCGGTCCGCCCGCTGGAGGACGTCTGCGACCACGTGCTGAACACCCTGGACACCCGGCACGGGGAGGACGACATCGCCCTCCTCATGGCGCGGGTCCAGGGCCTGCCGGTGGACGCCGTCGGCGACTGGCAGCTGCCGCGCGAGGCCCGCTCGGTGGGCCGGGCCCGCGAACTGGCCCGCGCCAAGCTCCCGGCCTGGGGCCTGGAAGGGCTGCTGGACACCACCGAGCTGCTGGTCAGCGAGCTCGTCACCAACGCCCTGCGCTACGGGGAGGGAGAGATCCGGCTCCGCCTGCTGCTGGACCGGACGCTGGTGTGCGAGGTGTGGGACGCGAACCTGGTCCAGCCGCGGCGGCGGCGGGCGCGCGACACGGACGAGGGCGGCCGCGGCCTTCAGCTGGTGGGCCTGCTCTCGGCCGGCTGGGGCACGCGGCGGACCCACCGGGGCAAGACGGTCTGGTTCGAACTGCCCCTGCCGGGGGCGGTGGCGGAGGCCGTCTCCGAACTCTCGGCGGAGCAATTGCTGAACATGTACGGCTGA